The following are encoded together in the Citrobacter arsenatis genome:
- the uxaC gene encoding glucuronate isomerase: MGFINDRFMIGNEVGVRLYQDVAKNLPIIDYHCHLDAKDIFENKAFNDITQLWLAGDHYKWRAMRANGIDEYFITGAASAEEKFQAWAETVEAAFGNPLYHWTHLELSQYFDCNINLDSHNWREVMEHCNRLIKQSDFKPRRLMERSQVEVICTTDAPLDSLEYHRLLQQDETFSIKVLPTFRPDDVFIENATEFALFIAKLEEMTDIHIDSFAHFSRAIEKRIDWFHETGCRISDHGPVNIEYHATEPLRVNQLFVRKAAGECLSITEEAEINSAIFIMLAGHYKARNWAMQIHFGAIRNNNSLMRQRLGINTGFDSINDQSGLASSLNQLLDAMAQADALPKTILYNLNAVYNDVVATTIANFQNTEHGVKSPIQFGSGWWFNDTRRGMENQLNSLADQGLLMHFVGMLTDSRSFISYPRHDYFRRILCNLLGSWVEKGEVPNNKDILTRMVRNICHDNANNYFKF, from the coding sequence ATGGGCTTTATTAACGATCGATTCATGATCGGAAATGAAGTTGGTGTTCGGTTATATCAGGATGTTGCTAAAAACCTGCCGATCATCGATTATCATTGTCATCTCGACGCGAAAGACATCTTCGAAAACAAAGCTTTTAATGATATTACTCAACTTTGGCTGGCAGGCGACCATTATAAATGGCGTGCCATGCGAGCCAATGGTATTGATGAGTATTTTATTACGGGTGCAGCCAGCGCTGAAGAAAAATTTCAGGCGTGGGCGGAAACAGTAGAGGCCGCATTTGGTAATCCTCTGTATCACTGGACGCATTTAGAACTGAGTCAGTATTTTGATTGCAATATAAACCTTGATAGTCATAACTGGCGTGAAGTCATGGAACATTGCAATCGGCTGATAAAACAGAGTGATTTTAAACCTCGCCGTTTAATGGAGCGTTCGCAAGTTGAGGTTATTTGCACTACTGATGCCCCTCTGGATTCTCTTGAGTACCATCGTTTGTTACAACAAGATGAAACGTTTTCAATAAAAGTATTGCCTACGTTCCGCCCCGATGATGTTTTTATTGAGAATGCCACCGAATTTGCACTGTTTATCGCTAAACTTGAGGAAATGACGGATATCCATATTGACTCGTTTGCTCATTTTTCCCGGGCAATAGAGAAACGCATTGATTGGTTCCATGAAACGGGGTGTCGAATTTCTGATCATGGTCCCGTGAATATTGAATACCATGCAACTGAACCTTTACGAGTCAACCAACTTTTTGTACGCAAGGCGGCCGGTGAATGTTTGAGCATTACGGAAGAAGCAGAGATTAACAGCGCTATCTTTATCATGCTTGCGGGGCATTACAAGGCCAGAAACTGGGCGATGCAGATTCACTTTGGTGCGATTCGTAACAATAACAGCCTGATGCGCCAGCGTCTTGGTATTAATACCGGGTTTGATTCCATCAACGATCAGTCCGGTCTGGCTTCGTCGCTGAATCAACTGTTAGATGCAATGGCGCAAGCCGACGCGCTGCCAAAAACGATCCTTTATAACCTGAATGCGGTTTACAACGATGTTGTCGCAACCACAATTGCTAATTTCCAGAATACTGAACATGGTGTTAAATCACCTATCCAGTTTGGTTCTGGTTGGTGGTTTAATGATACGCGCCGTGGAATGGAGAATCAGTTAAATAGCCTGGCGGATCAGGGGTTGCTGATGCATTTTGTTGGGATGCTAACAGATTCGCGGAGTTTTATTTCTTATCCTCGGCATGATTATTTTCGCCGGATCCTCTGCAATCTGCTCGGCAGCTGGGTTGAAAAAGGGGAGGTCCCAAATAATAAAGATATTCTGACGCGAATGGTCAGGAATATTTGCCACGATAACGCTAATAATTATTTTAAATTCTAA
- a CDS encoding MFS transporter translates to MSRTNRKITIPISIGYGMTDIMGGGAFTVIGAWLLFFYTTFVGLSPVEAASIVAIARIVDAIVSLFMGSFTDHFYKNPLGKRFGRRRFFLLIGAPLMLVYTLLWMTGMNFWFYLAVYLAFEIIAAMVLIPWETLPSEMTKDFNSRTKLSTCRMFLSASGTFLATFIPGLLIGHFGEHDPNAYFINGVVFAVLFMVCVFISWKVTWERDLTPEMLEELERSNQPTSFVEKVAMVGHLFKEYGSTLKVRAFRKHLAIYLLSFTAKDVYNTVFVFFCVYCLNVSSSLAGTLLSMSIVGLPVTLIAGFAIIKYGPSRLYVFAYTLMMLCLVGLFMVYQFPTDNKVTLLVILAALYQVGRCVLEFTPWNVFPFIPDIDEMITRQRREGLFAAVMTFSRKTTVAIATFIVGLMLQNGGFVKGSQVQPEQAINTIATLLFAGTAGLLILALWQALTFHLNKRTHKIFVDEVERLKANGAKNDVDPEARRIVEDLTGYSYDTLWCEGEKKAPEKHKSLSQLS, encoded by the coding sequence ATGTCTCGTACTAATAGAAAAATAACCATCCCAATTAGTATCGGTTATGGGATGACAGATATTATGGGCGGTGGTGCATTCACGGTAATTGGCGCATGGTTACTCTTTTTCTATACGACCTTCGTGGGATTATCGCCAGTTGAAGCGGCATCGATAGTCGCCATTGCGAGGATTGTTGATGCTATTGTTAGTTTGTTTATGGGGTCATTTACTGACCATTTTTATAAAAATCCGTTAGGTAAAAGATTTGGCCGGCGTCGTTTCTTTTTACTTATTGGTGCGCCGCTCATGTTGGTATATACCTTGCTGTGGATGACCGGCATGAATTTCTGGTTTTATCTTGCAGTTTATCTGGCATTTGAAATTATTGCCGCAATGGTATTAATCCCATGGGAAACTCTGCCATCGGAAATGACCAAGGATTTTAATTCGCGCACCAAATTATCGACCTGTCGTATGTTTTTGTCGGCATCCGGTACATTTTTAGCAACCTTTATTCCTGGGCTGCTGATTGGACATTTTGGCGAACATGATCCAAACGCCTATTTTATTAATGGTGTCGTTTTTGCTGTGTTGTTTATGGTGTGCGTATTTATCTCATGGAAAGTGACCTGGGAGCGTGATCTAACCCCTGAAATGCTCGAAGAGCTTGAACGCAGTAACCAGCCAACATCTTTTGTTGAAAAAGTGGCAATGGTGGGGCATTTATTTAAGGAGTATGGTTCGACGCTGAAAGTGCGTGCGTTCAGAAAACATCTGGCTATCTACTTGCTTTCTTTCACCGCTAAAGATGTTTACAACACCGTCTTTGTTTTCTTCTGCGTTTATTGTCTGAACGTATCATCTTCATTGGCAGGAACACTGCTGTCGATGAGTATTGTGGGGCTGCCGGTCACGTTAATAGCAGGATTCGCCATTATAAAATACGGACCGTCTCGACTGTATGTCTTTGCCTATACGTTAATGATGTTGTGTCTGGTTGGGTTGTTTATGGTTTACCAGTTCCCTACAGACAACAAAGTAACGTTGCTGGTGATTTTGGCTGCACTGTATCAGGTAGGGCGTTGTGTACTGGAGTTCACGCCGTGGAACGTTTTCCCGTTCATCCCTGATATCGATGAGATGATCACTCGCCAACGTCGGGAAGGGTTATTTGCCGCAGTGATGACATTTTCCCGCAAGACGACGGTTGCGATTGCCACCTTTATCGTCGGTTTAATGTTGCAAAATGGGGGCTTTGTTAAAGGGAGTCAGGTTCAGCCGGAACAGGCCATCAATACTATTGCGACGTTGTTGTTTGCAGGGACGGCTGGTCTGTTGATTCTGGCATTGTGGCAAGCCTTGACCTTCCACTTGAATAAACGCACGCACAAAATTTTTGTCGATGAGGTTGAGCGGTTAAAGGCGAATGGTGCAAAGAACGATGTGGATCCTGAAGCTCGTCGGATTGTGGAAGATTTGACCGGCTATTCCTATGACACACTTTGGTGCGAGGGAGAGAAGAAGGCGCCTGAAAAGCATAAATCACTCTCTCAGTTGAGTTAA
- a CDS encoding mannitol dehydrogenase family protein, translating to MQNKLLTAKATLPGYDRTKLVPRIVHLGFGAFHRAHQGVYADILAAEHGSDWGYCEVNLIGGEQQIADLKQQDNLYTVAEMSADAWTARVVGVVKNALHAQVDGLESVLAAMCEPQVAIVSLTITEKGYCHSPATGQLMLDNPMIAADLQNPKQPKTAPGVVVEALARRKAAGLTAFTVMSCDNMPENGHVMRNVVTAYAQAVDTELAAWIEQHVTFPSTMVDRIVPAVTTDTLDKIEQLTGVRDPAGVACEPFRQWVIEDNFVAGRPEWEKAGAELVADVIPFEEMKLRMLNGSHSFLAYLGYLAGYQHINDCMGDENYRLAARALMLQEQAPTLKVKGVDLQQYADRLIARYSNPALRHRTWQIAMDGSQKLPQRMLDSVRWHLVHGSDFELLALGIAGWMRYVGGVDEQGQAIEISDPLLPVIQDAVRSSQEGEERVQALLALDAIFGRELPQVERFRSQVTKAYLTLLAEGAKATVAKYAAKLK from the coding sequence ATGCAAAACAAATTATTAACGGCAAAGGCTACGCTTCCTGGCTACGATCGTACAAAACTGGTTCCACGAATTGTCCACTTGGGTTTTGGCGCATTTCATCGTGCGCATCAGGGCGTTTACGCGGATATTCTGGCAGCAGAACACGGCAGTGACTGGGGCTATTGCGAAGTGAATCTGATTGGCGGTGAGCAGCAGATTGCCGATCTGAAACAGCAAGATAACCTGTATACCGTTGCAGAAATGTCTGCGGATGCGTGGACTGCAAGAGTTGTCGGCGTGGTGAAAAATGCGCTGCATGCGCAGGTTGATGGTCTGGAAAGCGTACTGGCTGCGATGTGTGAACCGCAGGTTGCGATCGTTTCCCTGACTATCACCGAGAAAGGATATTGCCACTCCCCGGCGACCGGTCAACTGATGTTAGACAACCCGATGATTGCCGCCGACCTGCAGAACCCGAAACAGCCAAAAACGGCGCCAGGCGTAGTGGTTGAGGCCCTTGCTCGACGCAAAGCAGCGGGTTTGACCGCCTTTACCGTGATGTCCTGCGACAACATGCCAGAAAACGGTCATGTCATGCGCAATGTTGTCACGGCGTATGCCCAGGCGGTGGATACGGAACTGGCTGCGTGGATTGAACAACATGTCACATTCCCGTCAACAATGGTCGACCGCATTGTCCCGGCGGTGACGACTGACACTCTCGACAAAATTGAACAACTGACTGGCGTGCGCGACCCGGCAGGCGTAGCTTGTGAGCCGTTCCGTCAGTGGGTTATCGAAGACAACTTCGTCGCTGGTCGTCCTGAGTGGGAGAAAGCCGGTGCTGAGCTGGTGGCGGATGTGATTCCGTTTGAAGAGATGAAGTTGCGTATGCTTAACGGCAGCCACTCTTTCCTGGCTTATCTCGGCTATCTGGCGGGATATCAGCACATTAACGACTGCATGGGCGATGAAAACTATCGTCTTGCCGCCCGCGCGCTAATGTTGCAGGAACAAGCGCCAACGCTAAAAGTGAAAGGCGTCGATTTGCAGCAGTATGCCGATCGCCTGATCGCGCGATATAGCAACCCCGCGCTGCGTCACCGTACCTGGCAGATCGCTATGGACGGCAGTCAAAAATTACCGCAGCGCATGCTTGACTCAGTTCGTTGGCACCTTGTGCACGGCAGCGACTTTGAACTGCTCGCACTGGGTATAGCTGGTTGGATGCGCTACGTCGGCGGTGTGGATGAGCAGGGGCAGGCGATTGAAATCAGCGATCCGCTGTTGCCGGTGATCCAGGATGCCGTACGCAGCAGTCAGGAAGGTGAAGAGCGCGTTCAGGCACTGCTGGCCCTTGATGCTATTTTCGGTCGTGAACTGCCGCAGGTTGAACGGTTCCGGTCTCAGGTGACGAAAGCGTATCTTACGTTGCTGGCTGAAGGTGCGAAGGCGACGGTTGCGAAGTATGCGGCGAAACTGAAGTAA
- the ydfZ gene encoding putative selenium delivery protein YdfZ, producing MKTYDRNRNAITTGSRVMISDTGLTGRITAIDTDGLTAEQIRRGKTVEIEGCEGKYAPLELIRLGMN from the coding sequence ATGAAAACATACGATCGTAACCGTAACGCAATCACCACTGGCAGCCGCGTCATGATTAGCGACACCGGACTCACCGGCCGCATTACCGCGATAGACACCGATGGCCTGACCGCTGAGCAAATTCGCCGCGGGAAAACAGTGGAAATCGAAGGGTGTGAAGGAAAATATGCCCCCCTCGAACTGATTCGTTTAGGCATGAACTAA
- a CDS encoding GntR family transcriptional regulator, whose amino-acid sequence MTVETQLNPTQPVNQQIYRILRRDIVHCLIAPGTPLSEKEVSVRFNVSRQPVREAFIKLAENGLIQIRPQRGSYVNKISLSQVQNGCFVRQAIECAVVRRAAALITDKQCYQLEQNLHQQRIAIDRKQIDDFFQLDDEFHQKLALIAECQLAWDTVENIKATIDRVRYMSLDHISPPEMLLRQHHDIFAALEKHDGDAVERAMMLHLQEIGESVQLIRQENSDWFSED is encoded by the coding sequence ATGACCGTAGAAACGCAGCTCAACCCTACACAGCCAGTAAATCAACAGATTTACCGTATTCTTCGTCGTGATATCGTGCATTGCCTGATTGCGCCCGGTACCCCGCTGTCGGAGAAAGAGGTTTCCGTACGCTTTAATGTGTCACGCCAGCCGGTACGAGAAGCATTCATTAAACTGGCAGAGAACGGCCTGATTCAGATCCGCCCGCAGCGTGGCAGCTACGTTAACAAAATTTCACTGTCGCAGGTACAAAACGGCTGTTTTGTTCGTCAGGCAATTGAATGTGCCGTGGTTCGCCGCGCCGCAGCATTGATCACCGATAAACAGTGCTATCAGCTCGAACAGAATTTGCATCAGCAGCGCATTGCGATTGATCGCAAGCAAATCGATGATTTTTTCCAGCTTGATGACGAGTTTCATCAGAAACTGGCTTTAATCGCCGAGTGCCAGCTCGCCTGGGACACCGTCGAGAATATTAAGGCCACGATTGACCGCGTCCGCTATATGAGCCTGGATCATATTTCTCCGCCAGAAATGCTGCTGCGCCAGCATCACGATATCTTTGCCGCACTGGAGAAACATGATGGTGATGCCGTTGAGCGCGCAATGATGCTGCATCTTCAGGAAATTGGTGAGTCAGTTCAGCTAATCCGCCAGGAAAATAGCGACTGGTTCAGCGAAGATTAA
- the ydfG gene encoding bifunctional NADP-dependent 3-hydroxy acid dehydrogenase/3-hydroxypropionate dehydrogenase YdfG — MIVLVTGATAGFGECITRRFIENGHKVIATGRRQERLQELKDELGDRLYTAQLDVRNRASIEEMLDALPAEWRNIDVLVNNAGLALGLEPAHKASIEDWENMIDTNNKGLVYMTRAVLPGMVERNRGHIINIGSTAGSWPYAGGNVYGATKAFVRQFSLNLRTDLHGTAIRVTDIEPGLVGGTEFSNVRFKGDDAKAEKAYENTTALTPQDVTEAVWWVASLPAHVNINTLEMMPVTQSFAGLSIHRS; from the coding sequence ATGATCGTTTTAGTAACCGGAGCAACCGCAGGTTTTGGTGAGTGCATTACGCGTCGTTTTATTGAGAATGGGCATAAAGTTATTGCCACCGGACGCCGTCAGGAGCGCCTGCAGGAACTTAAAGATGAGCTGGGTGACCGCCTCTATACCGCGCAACTGGACGTACGTAATCGTGCATCAATTGAAGAGATGCTGGACGCGTTACCCGCGGAATGGCGCAATATTGATGTTTTGGTCAACAATGCGGGTCTGGCGCTGGGCCTTGAGCCGGCTCATAAGGCCAGCATTGAAGACTGGGAAAATATGATCGATACCAACAACAAAGGCCTGGTTTATATGACCCGCGCCGTGCTGCCAGGTATGGTTGAGCGCAACCGTGGTCATATTATCAATATCGGCTCTACCGCAGGTAGTTGGCCATACGCTGGCGGTAACGTCTACGGTGCAACCAAAGCGTTTGTGCGCCAGTTTAGCCTGAATTTGCGTACTGACTTGCACGGCACTGCAATTCGCGTCACCGACATTGAACCGGGTCTGGTTGGCGGTACGGAGTTCTCTAATGTACGTTTCAAAGGCGATGACGCTAAAGCTGAAAAAGCCTACGAAAATACCACTGCGCTAACCCCGCAAGATGTCACTGAAGCAGTTTGGTGGGTGGCGTCTTTGCCCGCTCATGTCAACATTAACACCCTTGAAATGATGCCTGTCACACAGTCTTTTGCCGGACTGAGTATTCATCGGAGCTAA
- the dcp gene encoding peptidyl-dipeptidase Dcp, whose translation MSLTNPFFHHSTLPYQAPQFDLIDVQHYRPAFDEGVRQKRAEIEAIVQNPQHPDFANTLLALEQSGVLLTRVTSVFFAMTAAHTNDELQRLDEEFSAELASLANDIYLNSALFARVETVWQRRSTLGLDSESLRLLEVVHQRFVLAGARLNEVDKARLKALNTESATLTSQFNQRLLAANKSGAMVVDDVRHLDGLSAEEIAVAAETAREKGFEARWVIPLLNTTQQPALAVLRDRQTRKSLFTRAWTRAENNDANDTRAIVQRLVEIRMQQAKLLGFANYAAWKIADQMAKTPDAALTFMRAIVPAARARALGEQAEIQKVIFQEQGQFSAEAWDWSFYAEQVRREKYALNEAQLKPYFALDSVLNEGVFWTAEQLFGIKFIERFDIPVYHPDVRVWEIFDHDGVGLALFYGDFFARESKSGGAWMGNFIEQSLLNEARPVIYNVCNYQKPAKDQPALLLWDDVITLFHEFGHTLHGLFATQRYATLSGTNTPRDFVEFPSQINEHWASHPQVFARFARHVDTGEPMPQALREKMQQADLFNKGYDMTELLSAALLDMRWHSLETNDSSPSVDQFEQQALAAEGLDLRAVPPRYRSSYFAHIFGGGYAAGYYAYLWTQMLADDGYQWFVEQGGLTRENGQKFREAILSRGNSTDLAELYRQWSGRNPQMEPMLEHRGLRS comes from the coding sequence ATGTCGTTAACGAATCCTTTTTTTCACCACAGCACATTGCCTTATCAGGCACCGCAGTTTGATCTGATTGACGTACAACACTACCGTCCTGCGTTCGATGAAGGTGTACGGCAAAAACGCGCAGAGATAGAAGCGATTGTGCAAAACCCGCAGCACCCTGATTTTGCTAATACTTTGCTGGCGCTTGAGCAAAGCGGTGTGCTACTCACGCGGGTGACCAGCGTTTTCTTTGCTATGACAGCGGCGCACACCAACGATGAACTACAGCGCCTTGACGAAGAGTTTTCCGCAGAGTTAGCGAGCCTTGCCAATGATATCTATCTCAATAGTGCGCTTTTCGCGCGCGTCGAAACCGTCTGGCAACGGCGCAGTACGTTAGGTCTGGATAGCGAATCATTACGCCTTCTCGAAGTCGTCCACCAGCGTTTTGTACTGGCGGGTGCTCGTTTGAATGAGGTAGATAAAGCCCGCCTTAAAGCGCTAAATACGGAGTCAGCCACGCTGACCAGCCAGTTTAACCAACGGCTGCTGGCGGCGAACAAGTCTGGTGCTATGGTGGTGGATGATGTCCGACATCTGGACGGACTCAGCGCAGAGGAGATAGCTGTCGCTGCTGAAACCGCAAGGGAGAAAGGGTTTGAAGCGCGTTGGGTTATCCCGTTATTGAACACCACTCAGCAACCGGCGCTTGCGGTATTACGCGATCGTCAGACCCGCAAAAGCCTGTTCACCCGCGCATGGACACGGGCTGAAAACAATGATGCCAACGACACTCGAGCCATTGTTCAGCGGCTGGTGGAGATCCGGATGCAGCAGGCGAAACTGCTTGGCTTTGCCAATTACGCCGCCTGGAAAATTGCCGATCAAATGGCAAAAACGCCGGACGCAGCACTGACTTTTATGCGGGCTATTGTTCCTGCCGCACGGGCGCGGGCGTTGGGTGAGCAGGCTGAAATCCAGAAAGTTATTTTTCAGGAACAAGGGCAGTTTAGCGCCGAGGCCTGGGACTGGTCATTTTATGCCGAGCAGGTTCGACGTGAGAAATATGCCCTTAATGAGGCACAACTCAAACCTTACTTTGCCCTGGATTCGGTGCTGAACGAGGGCGTATTCTGGACGGCAGAACAGCTCTTTGGCATTAAATTTATAGAACGTTTCGATATTCCTGTTTATCACCCGGATGTACGTGTATGGGAAATATTCGATCATGATGGCGTAGGGTTGGCGTTATTTTACGGTGATTTCTTTGCCCGCGAATCAAAAAGCGGCGGAGCCTGGATGGGCAATTTTATTGAGCAATCGCTGCTTAACGAAGCCAGACCGGTTATTTACAACGTCTGTAATTATCAGAAACCTGCAAAGGATCAGCCCGCATTACTGCTGTGGGATGATGTTATTACGTTATTTCATGAGTTTGGGCATACGTTGCACGGTCTGTTCGCCACTCAGCGTTATGCCACGCTTTCAGGGACCAACACTCCGCGTGATTTTGTCGAATTTCCTTCGCAGATCAACGAACACTGGGCGAGCCATCCGCAGGTCTTTGCCCGTTTTGCTCGTCATGTTGATACCGGGGAGCCTATGCCACAGGCATTGCGAGAAAAAATGCAACAGGCCGACCTGTTTAACAAAGGGTACGACATGACCGAACTGCTCAGCGCTGCATTGCTGGATATGCGCTGGCACTCTCTGGAGACGAATGATTCGTCTCCTTCGGTTGATCAATTTGAACAGCAGGCGTTAGCGGCGGAAGGTCTGGATCTCAGGGCCGTGCCGCCACGTTATCGCAGTAGTTACTTTGCCCATATCTTCGGCGGCGGTTATGCCGCGGGGTATTACGCCTATCTGTGGACGCAAATGTTGGCCGATGATGGCTATCAGTGGTTTGTAGAGCAGGGTGGATTAACCCGCGAAAACGGGCAGAAATTCCGCGAAGCGATTTTGTCCCGCGGGAATAGCACTGATTTAGCTGAACTTTATCGCCAGTGGAGTGGGCGCAACCCACAAATGGAGCCGATGCTGGAGCATAGAGGTTTGCGCAGCTAA
- a CDS encoding EAL domain-containing protein, with translation MMISTKILMKAECFFSKARTLIKESILSAELTDAEFVPYVQPVYKADVIVGGEVLLRILKNGILHSPEKYLSAMESCDVINDVTCSLLSGVKSYFEGYAGALPNDFYLSFNICARQLNSPRVIKEVTDFNETFEDRIAVVLEIVERGTMDFDDFALESMQQLTASGVRFAIDDFGSGSSCLKYIEHAGFSTIKIDSCLTVINNGSLVYSTVLDAILMLSKNLGIDLIAEGVETEEQYQLLKQKGVLNFQGYLFSRPVSIEHFARQYL, from the coding sequence ATGATGATTAGTACTAAAATACTCATGAAAGCAGAATGTTTCTTCAGCAAGGCTCGCACACTGATTAAGGAATCGATCTTGTCAGCAGAACTGACTGATGCTGAATTTGTGCCTTATGTACAACCGGTGTACAAGGCTGATGTAATTGTTGGCGGAGAAGTGTTATTAAGGATTCTAAAAAATGGAATCCTTCACTCCCCTGAAAAATATCTCTCTGCAATGGAATCATGTGATGTTATTAACGATGTTACATGTTCTCTGTTATCTGGTGTTAAAAGCTATTTTGAAGGGTATGCAGGTGCTTTACCAAACGACTTCTATCTTTCATTCAATATCTGTGCAAGACAGTTGAACTCTCCAAGAGTAATCAAAGAAGTGACCGATTTTAATGAGACATTTGAAGACCGTATTGCTGTCGTACTTGAGATCGTTGAACGCGGGACTATGGACTTCGATGATTTTGCTCTTGAATCTATGCAACAACTAACCGCATCGGGTGTGCGTTTTGCTATTGATGATTTTGGCAGTGGGAGCTCATGTCTCAAATATATTGAGCATGCTGGATTTTCGACGATAAAAATCGACAGCTGCCTTACCGTTATTAACAATGGTTCTCTGGTTTACTCAACCGTGCTTGATGCGATCTTAATGCTATCAAAGAATCTCGGTATAGATCTTATAGCCGAAGGCGTTGAGACCGAAGAGCAATATCAACTGCTAAAGCAAAAAGGTGTTCTCAATTTTCAGGGATATTTATTTTCTCGACCAGTAAGCATTGAACACTTTGCTCGACAGTATCTTTGA
- a CDS encoding winged helix-turn-helix domain-containing protein — translation MVFEIDKRVCYRSEDGAMWPSGDEGSTVTLTLTMNRLLACLLEKQGQVLTRNELLDSVWDAHGLRSSSHTLNKYISELRKHFVQFGIVEECITTVPRVGFMFNSDVEISVMTQPNIVGKSIFNVEKTETQKVKSRSLIGGKNRFLSISLASAVILISATFVVLGVGVPSKDLSQTTNLKTYFLFNYDECPVYTVQKNSASLSEQKKELFIDLAQEYEIDCLEGSSFLYQVSESYLYGNKGRAFISRCTSRNDKYISCLNNYWNGYERTH, via the coding sequence ATGGTTTTCGAGATTGATAAGCGAGTTTGTTATCGGTCTGAAGATGGTGCTATGTGGCCATCCGGGGACGAGGGCTCTACTGTCACTCTGACCCTGACAATGAACAGGCTTTTGGCATGTCTTCTTGAGAAGCAAGGACAGGTTCTTACCCGCAATGAGTTATTGGACAGTGTATGGGATGCTCATGGTCTGCGTTCTTCTAGTCACACGCTAAACAAATATATCTCTGAACTGAGAAAACACTTCGTACAGTTTGGCATTGTCGAGGAATGTATTACGACTGTACCTCGTGTTGGTTTCATGTTTAACAGTGATGTCGAGATTAGTGTAATGACTCAGCCCAATATTGTGGGTAAATCTATCTTTAACGTTGAAAAAACTGAAACCCAGAAGGTCAAGTCACGTTCTTTGATAGGGGGTAAAAATAGGTTCTTGTCTATTTCGCTAGCATCGGCTGTAATCTTAATTAGCGCCACTTTTGTGGTGTTAGGTGTTGGCGTTCCATCAAAGGATTTAAGTCAGACAACAAATTTGAAGACTTATTTCTTGTTCAACTATGATGAGTGCCCTGTGTACACTGTGCAAAAAAACTCCGCATCACTCTCTGAACAAAAAAAAGAATTATTCATCGATTTGGCGCAGGAATATGAAATTGATTGTCTGGAGGGAAGCTCATTTTTGTATCAGGTTTCTGAATCATATCTTTACGGCAACAAAGGACGCGCCTTCATTAGCCGATGTACGTCCAGAAACGATAAATACATCTCCTGTCTGAATAACTATTGGAATGGTTATGAACGCACTCATTAA
- a CDS encoding diguanylate cyclase, which yields MIKDTKEIDAILIALNKSIDAHYKWLVKMFRCAVSSDVTQPDIMADNSHFICQFGQWLNSQSLHNEDDCSYVNKINAAHEKMHLLGKELLLAIVDNRSHLWQFDSFQDALLAFTSAVMDYKIYLLSIRSNIDVLTGLPGRRMLDESFDQQLLDAEPLNLYILLLDIDRFKHVNDTYGHLVGDVVLRALASNLLAWTRYDEVAYRYGGEEFIIIIRTKTDEQASLAGLRLCQLIGQKKIPYADGEIGITVTAGITRVQHEETLDTALGRADRAMYQGKQTGRNRCMFMDEREQISLVDSNDGISYPLSA from the coding sequence ATGATAAAAGATACGAAGGAAATAGATGCAATTTTGATAGCGTTGAACAAGTCCATTGATGCCCACTACAAATGGCTGGTAAAAATGTTCCGCTGCGCTGTCTCTTCAGATGTTACTCAGCCGGATATTATGGCTGACAACTCCCATTTTATTTGTCAATTCGGTCAGTGGCTTAATAGTCAATCACTGCACAATGAAGATGATTGTAGTTATGTAAATAAGATAAATGCAGCGCATGAGAAGATGCATTTATTAGGCAAGGAGTTGCTATTAGCAATAGTTGATAATCGTAGCCATTTATGGCAATTCGACAGCTTCCAGGACGCGCTACTGGCATTTACGTCTGCGGTAATGGACTATAAAATATATTTACTGAGTATCCGTAGTAATATTGACGTATTAACAGGGTTACCTGGCAGAAGAATGCTCGATGAGTCTTTTGACCAGCAGTTACTCGATGCCGAGCCGCTTAATCTCTATATATTGTTGCTGGATATCGACCGTTTTAAGCATGTTAATGATACCTATGGTCACCTGGTAGGGGACGTGGTATTGCGTGCTCTGGCATCAAATTTGCTGGCATGGACGCGTTATGATGAGGTGGCTTACCGTTATGGTGGTGAAGAGTTTATCATTATCATCCGAACCAAAACTGACGAACAGGCTAGCCTGGCGGGGTTACGACTTTGTCAGCTTATTGGCCAGAAAAAAATACCCTATGCTGATGGAGAGATCGGTATCACGGTAACGGCTGGCATAACCCGGGTTCAACATGAAGAAACGCTGGATACCGCACTTGGGCGGGCTGACAGGGCGATGTATCAAGGAAAGCAGACCGGCAGGAATCGTTGCATGTTTATGGATGAACGCGAGCAGATCTCATTGGTTGACAGCAATGATGGGATCTCATACCCCCTCAGCGCGTGA